In Brevundimonas sp. SGAir0440, one DNA window encodes the following:
- a CDS encoding lytic murein transglycosylase, which produces MRFSYRLLLIGCVSACAPMLPEPQVNLPTPQPQPQAGAPVTTPPPAPQTPPLAAYDQQGFEGWKQGFLARKGGARRADYARELEGLTPDPTVIRLDRNQPEFSKPAGAYVQNAVTPVRIAQAKQRIDRVPWSVVQRFGVPSEILVGVWAQESAFGQVQGDYDVIRSLATLAYDGRRRDWAEGQLKDALDIVVDGRRERAGLKGSWAGAMGQTQFMPDNYLRLGVDQDGDGKVDIWRDDADALASAANLLAQAGWKRGQGWGYEVTLPSGFDYAEAEGPKHNWAYWAAKGVRLAQGGTPNGAEALEEATILLPQGANGPAFLALPNHYVIRRYNNSVSYALAIGLTADGIMGKPGLTKAWPNDPSMTRDQRIGAQRALTQLGYDTQGVDGVIGANTRAALRRWQIANGRIADGYLTPALADELIRRTN; this is translated from the coding sequence ATGCGCTTTTCCTACCGCCTTCTCCTGATCGGCTGCGTCTCGGCCTGCGCGCCCATGCTACCCGAGCCGCAGGTGAACCTGCCGACGCCCCAGCCTCAGCCCCAGGCGGGCGCGCCGGTCACGACGCCGCCCCCCGCCCCCCAGACGCCGCCGTTGGCCGCCTATGACCAGCAGGGTTTCGAGGGTTGGAAGCAGGGCTTCCTGGCGCGCAAGGGCGGCGCCCGCCGCGCGGACTACGCCCGGGAACTGGAGGGCCTGACGCCCGATCCGACGGTGATCCGCCTGGATCGCAACCAGCCTGAATTCTCCAAACCCGCCGGCGCCTATGTGCAGAATGCGGTGACACCGGTGCGAATCGCCCAGGCCAAACAGCGCATCGACCGGGTGCCGTGGTCGGTGGTTCAACGATTCGGCGTGCCCAGCGAAATCCTGGTCGGCGTGTGGGCCCAGGAGAGCGCCTTCGGGCAGGTGCAGGGCGACTATGACGTGATCCGCTCGCTGGCGACCCTGGCCTATGACGGTCGCAGGCGCGATTGGGCCGAGGGGCAGCTGAAAGACGCGCTGGACATCGTCGTGGACGGCCGGCGCGAGCGCGCGGGCCTGAAGGGCAGCTGGGCCGGGGCCATGGGCCAGACACAGTTCATGCCCGACAACTATCTGCGCCTGGGCGTGGACCAGGACGGCGACGGCAAGGTCGACATCTGGCGCGACGACGCCGACGCCCTGGCGTCGGCCGCCAACCTGCTGGCCCAGGCCGGGTGGAAGCGCGGTCAGGGCTGGGGCTATGAAGTCACCCTGCCCTCCGGCTTCGACTATGCCGAGGCGGAAGGCCCGAAACACAACTGGGCCTATTGGGCGGCCAAGGGCGTGCGCCTGGCGCAAGGCGGCACCCCGAACGGCGCCGAGGCGCTGGAAGAAGCGACCATCCTGCTGCCGCAGGGCGCGAACGGTCCGGCCTTCCTGGCCCTGCCGAACCACTATGTGATCCGCCGCTACAACAACTCGGTGTCCTACGCCCTGGCGATCGGCCTGACGGCGGACGGGATCATGGGCAAACCGGGGCTGACCAAGGCCTGGCCCAACGATCCGTCGATGACGCGCGACCAGCGCATCGGGGCGCAGCGCGCCCTGACCCAACTGGGTTACGACACCCAGGGCGTCGATGGGGTGATCGGCGCCAACACCCGCGCGGCCCTGCGTCGCTGGCAGATCGCCAACGGCCGGATCGCCGACGGCTATCTGACGCCGGCGCTGGCGGACGAACTGATCCGCCGGACAAACTGA
- the ykgO gene encoding type B 50S ribosomal protein L36, with the protein MKVRSSLKSLKTRHRDCKVVRRKGVVFVINKTDPRFKAKQG; encoded by the coding sequence ATGAAGGTCCGTAGCTCGCTCAAGTCGCTGAAGACCCGCCACCGCGACTGCAAGGTCGTGCGTCGCAAGGGCGTCGTCTTCGTCATCAACAAGACCGACCCGCGCTTCAAGGCGAAGCAGGGCTAA
- a CDS encoding DUF2312 domain-containing protein, giving the protein MADDASFDGGSDVLTATAQGRLRTIIERLERLEEDKQAVMTDMKEVFAEAKGEGYDVKILRKVIRIRKQDKAKRQEEDAILDLYLSALGEI; this is encoded by the coding sequence ATGGCTGACGACGCCTCGTTCGACGGTGGTTCCGACGTTCTCACCGCCACGGCGCAGGGCCGCCTTCGCACCATCATCGAGCGCCTTGAGCGTCTCGAAGAGGACAAGCAGGCCGTCATGACCGACATGAAGGAGGTCTTCGCCGAAGCCAAGGGCGAGGGCTACGACGTCAAGATTCTGCGCAAGGTCATCCGCATCAGAAAGCAGGACAAGGCCAAGCGTCAGGAAGAGGACGCCATTCTGGACCTCTATCTGTCGGCGCTCGGCGAGATTTGA
- a CDS encoding GIY-YIG nuclease family protein: MSERRPFIATYIQASRPHGVIYIGMTSNLYERGHHHRTGAFEGFASRYGCGMLVWYEQFELVTNAIRREKALKRWNRVWKLELIERTNPEWVDLYPSLCGWAPDPRVKPEDDGEGSVAAFLKRLESEA; this comes from the coding sequence ATGAGCGAGCGCCGCCCTTTCATCGCCACCTATATCCAAGCCAGCCGACCGCACGGTGTCATTTACATCGGAATGACGTCGAATCTCTATGAACGCGGCCATCATCACAGGACCGGGGCTTTCGAAGGTTTCGCCAGTCGTTACGGGTGCGGAATGTTGGTCTGGTACGAGCAGTTCGAACTGGTCACGAACGCAATCCGGCGGGAGAAGGCGCTGAAACGCTGGAATCGCGTCTGGAAGCTGGAGCTGATCGAACGGACGAACCCGGAATGGGTCGATCTCTACCCAAGTCTATGCGGCTGGGCGCCTGATCCTCGGGTCAAGCCCGAGGATGACGGAGAGGGAAGTGTGGCGGCGTTTCTGAAGAGACTGGAATCAGAAGCGTAA
- a CDS encoding sigma-54 dependent transcriptional regulator: protein MAKTILVVDDDPTQRRLIQAVLERDGNAVVHAASGGEAIDRMTRGGGADLILLDMVMPEMSGLECLAELRSAGINEPVIVLTANGGIDMVVKAMQAGAQDFFVKPVGPERLLVGVRNAMQMKRLTAEVGRLTKRVQGRTSFDDIVGDSPPMRMVKALGARAAKSSIPVLITGESGVGKEVIARALHGASDRAGKPFVAVNCGALPANLIESILFGHEKGAFTGAVDKTLGKFREADGGTLFLDEIGELPLDMQVKLLRALQEGEIDPVGGKRPVKIDVRIVSATNRDPAQQVKDGAFREDLFYRLNVFPIEAPSLRDRREDIAPLVDHFIARFNAEEGKRIAGCAPETLALLQGFDWPGNVRQLENAVFRAIVLADAPFLQPHDFPAISGVAAPMPDAQPLQAATAAGAPTDAAAQVDQPIRILDERGHLRTLEDIERDLIQHAIEVYAGHMSEIARRLGIGRSTLYRKVREQGLEGQLKEAG from the coding sequence ATGGCCAAGACCATCCTGGTCGTTGACGACGATCCGACCCAGCGCCGGTTAATCCAGGCCGTGCTGGAGCGGGACGGCAACGCCGTGGTCCATGCCGCCAGCGGCGGCGAGGCCATCGACCGGATGACGCGCGGCGGCGGGGCCGACCTGATCCTGCTGGACATGGTGATGCCCGAGATGTCGGGGCTGGAATGTTTGGCCGAACTGCGTAGCGCCGGGATCAATGAGCCGGTCATCGTCCTGACGGCCAACGGCGGCATCGACATGGTGGTCAAGGCCATGCAGGCCGGGGCCCAGGACTTCTTCGTCAAGCCGGTCGGACCCGAACGTCTGCTGGTCGGCGTGCGCAACGCCATGCAGATGAAGCGCCTGACCGCCGAGGTCGGGCGCCTGACCAAGCGCGTTCAGGGCCGCACCAGTTTCGACGATATCGTGGGCGACAGCCCTCCGATGCGCATGGTCAAGGCGCTGGGCGCTCGGGCCGCCAAATCCTCAATCCCCGTACTGATCACCGGCGAGAGCGGCGTCGGCAAGGAGGTCATCGCCCGCGCCCTGCACGGCGCCAGCGACCGGGCCGGCAAGCCCTTCGTCGCCGTCAACTGCGGCGCCTTGCCCGCCAATCTGATCGAGTCCATCCTGTTCGGGCATGAGAAAGGCGCCTTCACCGGCGCCGTGGACAAGACGCTGGGCAAGTTCCGCGAGGCGGACGGCGGCACCCTGTTCCTGGACGAGATCGGCGAACTGCCTCTGGACATGCAGGTCAAGCTGCTCCGCGCGCTGCAAGAGGGCGAGATCGATCCCGTGGGCGGCAAACGCCCGGTCAAGATCGATGTGCGCATCGTCTCGGCGACCAATCGCGACCCAGCCCAGCAGGTCAAGGACGGCGCCTTCCGCGAGGATTTGTTCTATCGCCTGAACGTCTTCCCGATCGAAGCCCCGTCCCTGCGCGACCGGCGCGAGGACATCGCGCCCCTGGTCGATCACTTCATCGCCCGTTTCAACGCCGAGGAGGGCAAGCGGATCGCCGGATGCGCGCCCGAGACTCTGGCTCTGCTGCAAGGGTTCGACTGGCCCGGCAACGTGCGGCAGCTGGAAAATGCGGTGTTCCGCGCCATCGTGCTGGCCGACGCGCCCTTCCTTCAGCCGCACGATTTCCCCGCGATTTCGGGCGTCGCCGCGCCCATGCCCGACGCCCAGCCCCTTCAGGCCGCCACAGCCGCCGGCGCCCCGACCGATGCCGCCGCGCAGGTCGATCAGCCGATCCGCATCCTGGACGAGCGCGGTCATCTGCGGACGCTGGAAGATATCGAACGCGACCTGATCCAGCACGCCATCGAGGTCTATGCCGGCCATATGAGCGAGATCGCGCGCCGCCTCGGCATCGGCCGCTCGACCCTGTATCGCAAGGTCCGCGAACAGGGGCTGGAAGGTCAGCTTAAGGAAGCGGGTTGA
- a CDS encoding DUF4153 domain-containing protein, producing MTETLQNDTGRTGLGGASALFAIRLATGLVQGLALYLLYLAADSRVWPETQPVVFGALALAAGYVPVVVLAGVGRVRALALILWAAAAAGVLALLGAHDVARQVLKPHEEPPFLSFPVLAFGAAALFIAHHLIVPAIRERRWIVDYPDYFDIAWKAGVQLALSLGFTGAFWILLHLGAALFKMIGLGFLQHLLSEAWFAIPVTALVFATAVQLTDVRDGLIRGVRTVALMLLSWLLLVITVLVGGFLVALPFTGLDGLWETRSATALVLSAAAALIVLINTAYQDGRADNLPPVVLRYGVRAASVLIAPLIVLAAWGLALRIGQHGLTPDRIIAAACTLVGAVYGAGYLLAAVKPGGWMKPLERTNVVAAILSVLVILALFSPLADPARLSVQDQVARLQRGAVSADTFDYDFLRFESGRVGEMALRRLAASTDPRIARNARAAQARPWPSGDTAQGRQARKAAIRLKAADGQSVPASFVEQLDAQVDVLFSCNAEAPCVVRSMDLNDNGRTDLLVATAREIVAFDQDDQGQWRVTGRYDFTCGRNAERMNEGLSKGVATAPAALPDLVVEGQRLRASPEVRCDATEPR from the coding sequence ATGACCGAAACCCTGCAGAATGACACCGGCCGGACGGGCCTTGGCGGGGCCTCGGCCCTGTTTGCGATTCGCCTGGCGACGGGTCTGGTTCAGGGGCTGGCGCTCTATCTGCTGTATCTGGCGGCCGACAGCCGCGTCTGGCCCGAAACCCAGCCGGTGGTGTTCGGCGCCCTGGCCCTGGCGGCCGGCTATGTGCCGGTGGTGGTTCTCGCCGGCGTCGGTCGGGTCAGAGCGCTGGCCCTGATCCTGTGGGCGGCGGCCGCGGCCGGCGTGCTGGCTCTGTTGGGCGCCCACGACGTCGCCCGCCAGGTGCTGAAGCCGCATGAGGAGCCGCCTTTTCTGAGTTTCCCCGTCCTGGCCTTCGGGGCGGCGGCTCTGTTTATCGCCCACCACCTGATCGTGCCGGCAATTCGCGAACGACGCTGGATCGTCGACTATCCCGACTATTTCGACATCGCGTGGAAGGCAGGGGTGCAACTGGCCCTGTCGCTGGGGTTCACCGGCGCCTTCTGGATCCTGCTGCATCTGGGCGCGGCCCTGTTCAAGATGATCGGCCTCGGCTTTCTACAGCATCTGCTGAGCGAGGCGTGGTTCGCCATTCCGGTTACGGCCCTGGTCTTCGCCACCGCTGTTCAGCTGACCGATGTGCGCGACGGGTTGATCCGGGGCGTGCGGACCGTGGCGTTGATGCTGCTGTCGTGGCTGCTCTTGGTGATCACGGTCCTGGTCGGCGGCTTTCTTGTCGCCCTGCCCTTCACCGGACTGGACGGCCTGTGGGAGACGCGCAGCGCGACGGCGCTGGTATTGTCGGCCGCCGCCGCCCTGATCGTGCTGATCAACACGGCTTATCAGGATGGGCGCGCCGACAATCTGCCGCCGGTCGTTCTGCGATACGGCGTGCGAGCCGCGTCCGTCCTGATCGCGCCGCTGATCGTTCTGGCCGCCTGGGGCCTGGCCTTGCGGATCGGCCAGCACGGCTTGACGCCCGATCGGATCATCGCCGCCGCCTGCACCTTGGTCGGCGCGGTCTATGGCGCGGGCTATCTGCTGGCGGCCGTGAAACCGGGCGGCTGGATGAAGCCTTTGGAGCGGACCAATGTCGTCGCGGCGATCCTGTCGGTCCTGGTCATCCTGGCCCTGTTCAGCCCTTTGGCCGACCCCGCCCGCCTGTCGGTGCAGGATCAGGTCGCCCGCTTGCAGCGTGGGGCGGTGTCCGCCGACACGTTCGACTATGACTTCCTGCGGTTCGAGAGCGGCAGGGTCGGCGAGATGGCGCTGCGCCGTCTGGCCGCCTCAACCGATCCTCGCATCGCGCGAAACGCCCGCGCCGCCCAGGCTCGCCCGTGGCCGTCAGGCGATACGGCGCAGGGACGGCAAGCGCGCAAGGCCGCCATCCGCCTGAAGGCCGCGGATGGCCAGTCCGTGCCCGCGAGCTTCGTCGAACAGTTGGACGCGCAGGTGGACGTGCTGTTCAGCTGCAATGCGGAAGCCCCCTGCGTCGTGCGATCAATGGACCTGAACGACAATGGACGAACCGATCTGCTGGTCGCTACGGCTCGCGAAATCGTCGCCTTCGATCAGGACGACCAGGGCCAGTGGCGCGTGACGGGCCGATACGACTTCACCTGCGGGCGCAATGCTGAGCGGATGAACGAGGGCCTGTCGAAGGGCGTCGCGACGGCGCCGGCGGCCCTGCCCGACCTGGTCGTCGAAGGCCAGAGATTGCGCGCCAGCCCCGAGGTGCGATGCGACGCGACAGAGCCGCGTTAA
- a CDS encoding M3 family oligoendopeptidase yields the protein MNAPFKTPNTEAPLWDLTDLYASRDDAKVAADLEKARGLVEALNGLKGLLAADQDAQALGEALDRAIQLYEQASDVLGALGAYAFLSASTARDDATAQGFEADVREKITAIATPTVWLTLEINQIDDAALEAALTAYAGAARWRPWLRRVRAMKPHELSAELETFIAERGPITAQWPRLFDEQLAALRAKAGHEELTLAEALNRLSDAKPARRKAAAEGLSEALAARAPTLALVLNTVAADKAMEDRWRGFKRPADSRHLGNEVDGEAVDAMAEAVAAAYPRLSHRYYALKAKAMGKARLDHWDRNAPIETTAPRAFTWTQGREIVLDSFSDLGGDFAERAGGFFDKPWIDGRARPGKQSGAYAHPVTADRHPYVFLNWMGERRDVLTLAHELGHGVHQTLAADQGTLLADTPLTLAETASIFAEGLTFDRLLATAPKAEQRGLLAGRIEDGLNTVVRQIAFHRFETRFHDERLQGEVSQQRINQLWLEEMGASLGPSVKLNPGYEHWWAYVSHFVHSPFYVYAYAFGDLLVAALMEARRNDPAGFTPLYRELLAGGGSRTYVEALKPFGLDPRDPAFWSVGCQRLERLVDQFEALV from the coding sequence ATGAACGCTCCCTTCAAGACGCCGAACACCGAAGCCCCGCTATGGGACCTGACCGACCTCTATGCGTCGCGCGACGACGCCAAGGTGGCCGCCGATCTGGAAAAGGCGAGGGGTCTGGTCGAGGCGCTGAACGGGCTGAAGGGCCTGCTGGCGGCGGATCAAGATGCGCAGGCGCTGGGCGAGGCGCTGGACCGCGCGATCCAGCTTTACGAGCAGGCGTCCGACGTCCTGGGCGCGCTGGGCGCCTATGCCTTCCTGTCGGCCTCGACAGCGCGTGATGATGCGACGGCGCAAGGGTTCGAGGCCGATGTGCGCGAGAAGATCACCGCCATCGCCACCCCGACCGTCTGGCTGACGCTGGAGATCAACCAGATCGACGATGCAGCGCTGGAAGCGGCGCTCACCGCCTATGCCGGCGCGGCGCGCTGGCGGCCGTGGCTGCGCCGGGTGCGGGCGATGAAGCCGCACGAACTGTCGGCCGAACTGGAAACCTTCATCGCCGAGCGCGGACCGATCACGGCCCAATGGCCGCGCCTGTTCGATGAGCAGCTGGCCGCCCTGCGTGCAAAGGCGGGCCATGAAGAACTGACGCTGGCAGAGGCGCTGAACCGCCTGTCGGACGCCAAACCCGCGCGCCGCAAGGCCGCCGCTGAGGGTCTGTCAGAGGCGCTGGCCGCCCGAGCCCCGACGCTGGCCCTGGTGCTGAACACCGTCGCCGCCGACAAGGCGATGGAGGATCGCTGGCGCGGTTTCAAACGTCCCGCCGACAGCCGTCACCTGGGCAACGAGGTGGACGGCGAGGCCGTGGATGCGATGGCCGAGGCGGTCGCGGCCGCCTATCCGCGCCTGTCGCATCGCTACTATGCGCTGAAGGCCAAGGCGATGGGCAAGGCGCGCCTGGATCACTGGGACCGCAACGCGCCTATCGAAACGACCGCCCCGCGCGCCTTCACCTGGACCCAGGGGCGTGAGATCGTGCTGGACAGTTTCTCGGACCTGGGCGGCGATTTCGCCGAACGGGCCGGCGGCTTCTTCGACAAGCCGTGGATCGACGGCCGGGCGCGGCCGGGCAAGCAGTCGGGCGCCTATGCCCACCCCGTCACCGCCGACCGCCATCCCTATGTCTTCCTGAACTGGATGGGCGAGCGGCGCGACGTCCTGACCTTGGCGCATGAGCTGGGTCATGGCGTCCACCAGACCCTGGCGGCCGATCAGGGCACGCTTCTGGCCGACACGCCCCTGACCCTGGCCGAGACGGCGTCGATCTTCGCCGAGGGGCTGACGTTTGATCGTCTGCTGGCGACCGCGCCGAAGGCCGAGCAGCGCGGCTTGCTGGCCGGCCGGATCGAGGATGGTCTGAACACCGTCGTGCGCCAGATCGCCTTCCACCGGTTCGAGACTCGCTTCCACGACGAGCGCCTGCAGGGCGAGGTGTCGCAACAGCGGATCAACCAGCTTTGGCTTGAGGAAATGGGCGCCTCGCTGGGGCCGTCGGTCAAGCTGAACCCCGGCTATGAACACTGGTGGGCCTACGTCAGCCACTTCGTCCATTCGCCCTTCTATGTTTACGCCTACGCGTTCGGCGACCTGCTGGTGGCGGCGCTGATGGAGGCGCGGCGCAACGATCCGGCTGGGTTCACGCCCCTTTATCGCGAGCTTCTGGCCGGCGGCGGATCGCGAACCTACGTCGAGGCGTTAAAGCCGTTCGGTCTGGACCCGCGCGACCCGGCCTTCTGGAGCGTCGGCTGTCAGAGGCTGGAGCGGCTGGTCGATCAGTTCGAGGCGCTGGTCTGA
- a CDS encoding aa3-type cytochrome c oxidase subunit IV — protein MADLHDTANAPADADAQAYLHGHMEVREQVSTYRLFLKLAKWGSLAIAVLLLFLTLWFHPGGSFMAAVIGAVVLGGVGFVALKSKPGAAH, from the coding sequence ATGGCCGACCTGCACGACACCGCCAACGCACCAGCCGACGCCGATGCGCAAGCCTATCTGCACGGCCATATGGAAGTGCGCGAACAGGTCTCGACCTACCGCCTGTTCCTGAAACTGGCCAAGTGGGGCAGCCTGGCCATCGCCGTGCTGCTGCTGTTCCTGACCCTGTGGTTCCACCCGGGCGGCAGCTTCATGGCCGCCGTCATCGGCGCGGTCGTTCTGGGCGGCGTCGGCTTCGTGGCGCTGAAATCCAAGCCCGGCGCCGCGCACTGA
- a CDS encoding Re/Si-specific NAD(P)(+) transhydrogenase subunit alpha, translated as MAVAIAVTRERREGETRCAVTPETVKKLIALGATVTVEAGTGLGSSIPDVDYAAAGAVVKPDTRAVLDGANIVLKVRGPTAQETSALKPGSVVIAMLDAYRDKATVDALAEAGATAFAMEFVPRITRAQVMDVLSSQANLAGYRAVIEAAYAYGKGFPMMMTAAGTVAAAKIFIMGVGVAGLQAIATARRLGAVVTATDVRPATKEQVESLGAKFLAVEDEEFKNAQTAGGYAKPMSAEYQAKQAELTASHVVKQDVVITTALIPGRAAPVLLTAAHVASMKPGSVIIDLAVEAGGNVEGSRLNEVVTTANGVTVVGWSNLPGRIAADASALYARNLTAFVGLMVKDGGLAVDLEDEILKTAVVTHAGAVVHEGLKGTH; from the coding sequence TTGGCCGTCGCTATCGCCGTCACCCGTGAACGTCGCGAAGGCGAGACGCGCTGCGCCGTCACGCCCGAAACGGTCAAGAAGCTGATCGCCCTGGGGGCGACCGTCACGGTCGAGGCCGGGACCGGCCTGGGCTCCTCCATTCCCGACGTCGACTACGCCGCCGCCGGCGCCGTCGTGAAACCGGACACCCGCGCCGTGCTGGACGGCGCCAACATCGTGCTGAAGGTGCGCGGCCCCACGGCCCAGGAAACCAGCGCGCTCAAGCCCGGCTCCGTCGTCATCGCCATGCTGGACGCTTATCGGGATAAGGCGACCGTCGACGCCCTGGCCGAGGCGGGCGCCACCGCCTTCGCCATGGAGTTCGTGCCCCGCATCACCCGCGCCCAGGTCATGGACGTCCTGTCGTCCCAGGCGAACCTGGCCGGATACCGCGCGGTGATCGAGGCGGCCTATGCCTATGGCAAGGGCTTCCCGATGATGATGACGGCGGCCGGCACGGTCGCCGCCGCGAAGATCTTCATCATGGGCGTGGGCGTCGCGGGTTTGCAGGCCATCGCCACCGCGCGTCGCCTGGGCGCCGTCGTCACCGCCACTGACGTCCGCCCCGCGACCAAGGAACAGGTCGAAAGCCTGGGCGCCAAATTCCTGGCCGTCGAGGACGAGGAGTTCAAGAACGCCCAGACCGCCGGCGGCTACGCCAAGCCCATGTCGGCCGAATACCAGGCCAAACAGGCCGAACTGACCGCCAGCCATGTGGTCAAGCAGGACGTGGTCATCACCACCGCCCTGATCCCCGGCCGCGCCGCCCCGGTGCTGCTGACCGCCGCCCATGTCGCCTCGATGAAGCCCGGCTCGGTCATCATCGATCTGGCGGTCGAGGCAGGCGGCAATGTCGAGGGCTCCAGGCTGAACGAGGTCGTGACCACCGCGAACGGCGTCACCGTCGTCGGCTGGTCGAACCTGCCCGGCCGCATCGCCGCAGACGCCAGCGCCCTCTACGCCCGCAACCTGACCGCCTTCGTGGGCCTGATGGTCAAGGACGGCGGTCTGGCGGTCGATCTCGAAGACGAGATCCTGAAGACGGCGGTGGTCACCCATGCCGGCGCCGTGGTGCATGAAGGTTTGAAGGGAACACATTGA
- a CDS encoding NAD(P) transhydrogenase subunit alpha encodes MEHVDPTVFRLAIFVLAIFVGYYVVWSVTPALHTPLMAVTNAISSVIIVGGLIAAAAVSGDATGPSAWIAKGAGVVAVTLASVNIFGGFMVTRRMLAMYKKKERPVAPKASS; translated from the coding sequence ATGGAACACGTCGATCCCACCGTCTTCCGCCTGGCCATCTTCGTGCTGGCGATCTTCGTTGGCTATTATGTCGTCTGGAGCGTGACGCCGGCCCTGCATACGCCGCTGATGGCCGTGACCAACGCCATTTCCAGCGTTATCATCGTCGGCGGCCTGATCGCGGCGGCCGCCGTGTCAGGCGACGCGACCGGCCCCAGCGCCTGGATCGCCAAGGGCGCGGGCGTCGTCGCCGTCACCCTGGCCAGCGTCAACATCTTCGGCGGCTTCATGGTCACGCGGCGAATGCTGGCCATGTACAAGAAGAAGGAGCGGCCCGTCGCTCCAAAGGCGTCTTCGTGA